One Rhodohalobacter sp. SW132 DNA segment encodes these proteins:
- a CDS encoding efflux RND transporter periplasmic adaptor subunit — MRVITLNRILLITSAVFLFAGCSDEGENDQQEERTRLVAVETLTMQGDNFEDYIRLTGTVEAYEDAVISAESQGRILEITNRGASLSRGDILARMDDRLIRAQYNSAQTAYELAEDNLNRLETLHADSIISTQDFNSARAQRDQARAQLEQAEKQLQDSNIEAPFNGRIEERMVQQGELVSPGMPVARIVNTNRVRILTGIPERYSEEITEGTPVEIEIRSGGETFSSTISYAGYVIDPDTRTFTVEIELQNPERRMKPDMVVNLRVLRRTLDDAMIIPRTAVIRNEDGISVFRVTENNGNKTAELVSVETGQTSGALVEIVSGIEPGDEIVFSGISNLNDGDRLNILNNETSVERADRLANAQNPFVSY; from the coding sequence ATGCGTGTAATTACTTTAAACCGAATTTTACTTATAACAAGTGCCGTGTTTCTATTCGCCGGGTGCTCAGATGAAGGCGAAAACGATCAGCAGGAAGAACGTACACGCCTTGTAGCTGTAGAAACCCTCACCATGCAGGGAGATAATTTTGAAGACTACATCCGGCTTACCGGAACTGTGGAAGCGTATGAAGACGCCGTAATTTCAGCGGAATCACAGGGTCGCATACTCGAAATTACAAACCGTGGCGCAAGCCTCTCCCGTGGTGATATTCTCGCCCGCATGGATGATCGTCTGATTCGCGCCCAATATAATTCAGCCCAAACCGCTTATGAGCTTGCTGAAGATAACCTCAACCGGCTCGAAACGCTGCATGCCGATTCCATTATAAGCACGCAGGATTTTAATAGTGCCCGGGCTCAGCGCGATCAGGCAAGAGCTCAGCTTGAACAAGCTGAAAAACAGCTTCAGGATTCAAATATCGAAGCTCCGTTTAACGGGCGAATCGAAGAGCGGATGGTACAGCAGGGCGAGTTGGTGAGTCCCGGAATGCCGGTAGCCCGAATTGTTAACACCAACAGGGTACGGATTCTCACAGGGATTCCCGAACGGTACTCCGAGGAGATTACCGAAGGTACACCTGTAGAAATAGAGATACGATCCGGCGGTGAAACCTTTTCGAGCACAATTTCATATGCAGGATATGTGATCGATCCCGATACGCGAACTTTCACCGTTGAAATTGAGCTTCAAAACCCAGAGCGCCGGATGAAACCTGATATGGTGGTTAACCTTCGCGTTTTAAGACGCACCCTTGATGACGCCATGATTATTCCAAGAACTGCTGTAATCCGCAACGAAGACGGGATCAGTGTGTTTCGTGTGACTGAAAATAACGGCAATAAAACCGCAGAACTTGTTTCTGTTGAAACGGGTCAAACTTCGGGGGCTTTGGTAGAGATCGTATCAGGAATTGAACCCGGTGACGAGATTGTGTTTTCAGGTATCAGTAACCTGAACGACGGAGACAGGCTGAACATCCTCAATAACGAAACAAGTGTAGAACGTGCAGATCGGCTGGCGAATGCACAAAATCCTTTTGTCTCCTACTAA
- a CDS encoding TolC family protein: MISTKFRSILPLLLFLPGLAFAQNSQQEQNQPYSGETEIAITVEEAIQIALVNNHMLRAGQLDIELANAQIREAWGSVYPQIGSSGEYTRNLRTPNPFAGSDAGGLFDTFGAIEWLAFNEGARTDSDPSTDPIPFDEFLRRQSEGYQDAGLSPPGMDGTNPFAVENQFNFGVNVTQTIYNGAAFAAIRGARQLREMNEDGYERQRQEVADNIRSTFYGALLASEQVDVLRASVERLRETVRETSRSVEAGVASKFDRVSAEVELVNLETELIESENNADLAVKNLALQLGISPRTDLTLRGSFELEDLDRFEIQDAETAHEIALQQRPDLKQTQGQLELQEVERRITRSQYFPTVSAFANAAYIGSVPSNRTEISTVEGEDFAFTSTDRGFFDDSYWEPAVAVGIRMNWSIFDGFQRRAQVQQNSIGIRQTEINMEFQKNAIYLEIEEAIDNIDTAMRRIRSQERNLEQAELNYEFSVTRLREGAGTALEERQASSLLDQSKLSYLAAVHDYLVAQSRYRKALGQPILK, translated from the coding sequence ATGATCTCTACAAAATTCAGGAGCATACTGCCACTCCTCCTTTTCTTACCGGGATTGGCGTTTGCACAAAATTCACAGCAGGAACAGAATCAGCCTTACTCGGGTGAAACAGAAATTGCCATTACCGTTGAAGAAGCGATACAGATTGCGCTCGTGAATAACCACATGCTGAGAGCGGGGCAACTCGATATTGAGCTGGCAAATGCACAAATTCGTGAAGCATGGGGATCTGTATACCCGCAAATCGGTTCTTCCGGAGAGTACACACGCAACCTGCGAACACCAAACCCTTTTGCCGGATCCGATGCAGGAGGCCTGTTTGATACATTTGGAGCAATCGAATGGCTTGCTTTTAATGAGGGAGCCCGCACGGACAGTGACCCATCCACAGACCCCATACCATTTGATGAATTTTTAAGACGTCAGTCTGAGGGGTACCAGGATGCCGGACTCTCACCACCGGGAATGGACGGCACCAACCCTTTTGCGGTGGAAAACCAATTCAATTTTGGGGTTAACGTTACTCAAACCATTTATAACGGCGCAGCTTTTGCAGCCATTCGCGGTGCCCGGCAGCTCCGGGAGATGAACGAAGATGGGTATGAACGGCAACGCCAGGAAGTGGCAGATAACATACGATCAACATTTTATGGAGCACTATTAGCATCAGAACAGGTTGATGTCCTCCGGGCAAGTGTAGAACGTCTGCGGGAAACCGTGCGGGAAACATCGCGTTCAGTTGAAGCCGGTGTTGCTTCAAAGTTTGACCGTGTGAGCGCTGAGGTTGAGCTTGTAAACCTTGAAACTGAACTCATCGAAAGTGAAAACAATGCCGATCTTGCCGTTAAAAACCTGGCGCTGCAGCTTGGCATATCCCCCAGAACGGATTTAACACTCAGAGGATCTTTTGAGCTTGAAGATCTTGATCGTTTTGAGATTCAGGATGCTGAAACCGCACACGAAATCGCACTGCAGCAGCGGCCCGACCTGAAACAGACCCAGGGCCAGCTTGAACTTCAGGAAGTTGAGCGCCGGATCACCCGTTCCCAATACTTCCCCACAGTGAGTGCCTTCGCAAACGCTGCCTACATCGGCTCGGTACCGTCGAATCGGACAGAAATATCAACAGTGGAAGGCGAAGATTTTGCATTCACATCAACCGACCGGGGCTTTTTTGACGATTCCTACTGGGAGCCCGCAGTGGCTGTGGGGATTCGCATGAACTGGTCTATTTTTGATGGTTTCCAGAGACGGGCCCAGGTGCAGCAAAACAGCATTGGAATTCGGCAGACCGAAATCAACATGGAGTTTCAGAAAAATGCAATTTACCTGGAAATCGAGGAGGCAATTGATAACATTGATACCGCAATGCGGCGGATCCGCAGCCAGGAACGAAATCTTGAGCAAGCCGAACTCAATTACGAATTCTCCGTTACCCGGTTACGCGAAGGAGCTGGAACCGCTCTTGAAGAAAGACAGGCCTCCTCCCTGCTCGATCAAAGCAAACTAAGCTACCTCGCGGCAGTACACGATTACCTTGTGGCCCAAAGCAGGTACCGCAAAGCACTGGGCCAACCCATACTTAAATGA
- a CDS encoding TetR/AcrR family transcriptional regulator — translation MEKISRKEKERIRRRDHILDTAEVLIKEIGFDSTTMDQIAEQAEVGKGTLYLHFKSKTDIYLAICERGSRLLNEKMAAVITKDLSGLEMVRMLGTTYLEFIQENPQYFYAFSYYEGLMADETINSSDIVDMCEQNAKDGMTLIVRALQIGMQDGSIDNSYDPHQLGIMIWGASKGIINIAFLKEQGHHYKMLNEVDVSLKTMVHSFIQLIGKGISGK, via the coding sequence GTGGAAAAAATAAGCAGAAAAGAAAAAGAACGCATTCGCCGCAGAGATCACATTCTTGATACGGCGGAAGTACTGATCAAAGAGATCGGCTTCGACAGCACGACTATGGATCAGATTGCCGAACAGGCGGAAGTGGGTAAAGGCACTCTGTACCTCCACTTCAAAAGTAAAACAGACATCTACCTTGCCATTTGTGAGCGCGGTTCCCGCCTGCTGAACGAGAAGATGGCAGCGGTAATAACCAAAGATCTTTCAGGACTTGAGATGGTTCGAATGCTGGGCACTACCTATCTCGAATTCATACAGGAAAACCCTCAGTATTTTTACGCATTCAGCTATTACGAGGGTTTAATGGCTGATGAAACGATTAATTCGAGCGATATAGTCGACATGTGTGAACAGAATGCCAAAGACGGGATGACGTTAATTGTTCGCGCCTTGCAAATCGGGATGCAGGATGGATCGATTGACAACTCCTACGATCCGCATCAGCTTGGCATTATGATTTGGGGAGCATCCAAAGGAATCATCAATATTGCTTTTCTTAAAGAGCAGGGGCATCACTACAAAATGCTCAACGAAGTTGATGTTAGCCTGAAAACTATGGTACACAGTTTTATTCAACTGATCGGCAAAGGTATTTCAGGGAAATGA
- a CDS encoding carboxypeptidase-like regulatory domain-containing protein — MVWVNHSAAQYIGDASISGAVIDSVSGMPLLGAHVFLSGTSIGTSTDPAGTFSLEQLPHGIHTLTVSIIGYGRYSEEIHLTSGEEKELRVRLKPVVYDLGELYVGNLDDRWERYLERFQRLFIGESKMADSVEILNPEVLRFESRWWGRFSAEALAPLQIENRATGYRITYHLDEFRHSGAITRWDGDSFFTPLGTEDSLQVAVWEEQRERTFNGSLRHFLLSLKYDILESQQFSIYQEQRHSFGTPAANRRMAPVRNIVRPADEDGHINVRFFGKLEIVYSGEGEEDRYLQWANKIRGPSSVQRSYLKLEQRPITIDPNGEIVETYGATRMGYLAFRRFAEALPKEYQPEEFKKATENHDITSSE, encoded by the coding sequence ATGGTATGGGTTAATCATTCCGCAGCTCAGTACATCGGCGATGCTTCCATATCGGGCGCTGTTATTGATTCCGTTTCGGGAATGCCATTGCTCGGAGCACACGTGTTTCTGTCCGGAACTTCAATTGGAACATCCACAGATCCCGCTGGGACTTTTTCCCTGGAGCAGCTTCCGCATGGCATCCACACCCTAACGGTATCCATCATTGGGTATGGCAGGTATTCTGAAGAGATCCATTTAACATCAGGAGAAGAAAAGGAATTACGTGTTCGGTTAAAACCGGTGGTCTATGACTTAGGTGAACTCTATGTAGGAAACCTCGATGATCGCTGGGAACGATACCTGGAGCGATTTCAAAGACTTTTCATTGGAGAGTCGAAGATGGCTGATTCAGTTGAAATCCTGAATCCGGAAGTGTTGAGATTTGAATCACGCTGGTGGGGCCGTTTTTCAGCTGAGGCACTTGCTCCGCTCCAGATTGAGAATCGTGCCACCGGGTACAGAATTACCTATCACCTGGATGAATTTCGCCACTCAGGGGCTATTACGCGCTGGGATGGCGATTCTTTCTTTACTCCCCTTGGTACCGAAGATTCATTGCAGGTGGCGGTGTGGGAAGAGCAACGGGAACGGACATTCAACGGTTCACTCCGTCATTTTTTGCTCTCACTGAAGTATGACATATTAGAGAGTCAGCAATTCTCGATTTACCAGGAGCAAAGACACAGTTTTGGAACTCCTGCAGCCAACCGGCGTATGGCACCTGTTCGCAATATTGTTCGTCCGGCAGATGAGGATGGACATATCAATGTCCGTTTTTTCGGTAAGCTTGAAATTGTGTACAGTGGTGAAGGCGAAGAAGATCGCTATCTGCAGTGGGCGAATAAAATCCGAGGACCGTCTTCGGTGCAGCGATCTTATCTGAAACTGGAACAGCGCCCGATAACGATCGATCCAAACGGTGAAATTGTTGAAACATATGGAGCTACACGGATGGGTTACCTTGCCTTTCGCCGGTTTGCAGAAGCTTTGCCAAAAGAGTATCAGCCAGAAGAATTTAAAAAAGCTACAGAAAACCACGATATCACTTCAAGTGAATAG
- a CDS encoding PAS domain S-box protein gives MSEHSSSKYRLIFENAPIGIVHFDKTGKLTDCNDQFVKILGSSKEKLVGIDLPDLPDQRVSDAVKKALNGENGQYEGHYRSITSGNVIPVRAQFTPLIEGEQTVGGIGLIEDISEQVSLHRMLTKFRLGINRSSNPIYITDTDGYIQYVNPAFEMHYGFTSEEVLGKTPRILKSGKQRDDFYKDFWEKITTGESAEGELINRTKEGELVNVHYSANPIIDENGEHLGYIAIQDNITDRVEMEQKIRESLKEKNVMLSEIHHRVKNNLAIISSLLELETFESNDEQTLEFIRKSQTRIKSIAIVHEKIYRNSNLSKVNLKDYIKDLFAAIREAWINDDMSVAFRMDVDDVDININQAIPLSLIIHELVTNSIKHAFKTVSEGVIFIDVSERNGSVHCVISDNGDAIKEDDEFDIDQNQKLGLSLVQLLTKQLSGSLEYEVDGGLVFRIEFKKMDKSGAAENLSEF, from the coding sequence ATGTCTGAACATTCAAGCAGTAAATATCGCCTGATATTTGAGAACGCTCCTATAGGTATTGTACATTTTGATAAAACCGGAAAGCTGACGGACTGTAATGACCAGTTTGTGAAGATACTGGGTTCATCAAAAGAAAAACTTGTTGGCATTGATCTGCCGGATCTGCCGGATCAGCGAGTTTCAGACGCCGTAAAAAAAGCATTGAATGGTGAAAATGGACAGTATGAAGGCCACTACAGATCCATAACTTCTGGAAACGTCATTCCGGTAAGAGCACAATTTACACCGCTTATTGAAGGGGAACAGACCGTTGGCGGAATTGGGCTGATTGAAGATATCTCGGAACAAGTTTCACTTCACAGGATGCTCACAAAATTCAGGTTGGGAATCAATAGGTCATCTAACCCGATCTATATTACCGATACGGATGGATACATTCAGTACGTAAATCCTGCTTTTGAAATGCATTATGGCTTTACAAGTGAGGAAGTCCTCGGAAAAACCCCGCGTATTCTTAAATCGGGTAAACAGCGAGATGATTTTTACAAAGATTTTTGGGAGAAAATTACCACCGGAGAGTCAGCGGAAGGAGAATTGATCAACAGAACGAAAGAAGGCGAACTGGTAAATGTTCATTACTCTGCAAATCCAATTATCGATGAAAATGGGGAGCACCTCGGGTATATTGCCATCCAGGATAATATCACAGACCGCGTGGAGATGGAGCAAAAAATCCGTGAATCGCTGAAAGAAAAAAATGTGATGTTATCCGAGATCCATCACCGGGTAAAAAATAACCTGGCGATCATATCCAGTCTTCTTGAACTGGAAACGTTTGAGAGCAACGATGAACAGACTCTTGAGTTTATCAGGAAAAGCCAGACCCGCATCAAATCAATAGCGATTGTCCATGAAAAAATTTACAGGAACAGTAATCTTTCGAAAGTAAATCTGAAAGATTACATCAAAGATCTGTTTGCGGCAATAAGAGAAGCGTGGATAAATGATGATATGAGTGTGGCATTCCGAATGGACGTGGACGACGTAGATATCAACATTAACCAGGCCATTCCGCTGAGTCTGATCATTCATGAGCTGGTTACAAACTCCATCAAACATGCGTTTAAAACGGTGTCTGAAGGGGTGATATTTATAGATGTTAGTGAACGAAATGGATCTGTTCATTGCGTAATTTCCGATAATGGCGATGCAATTAAGGAAGATGATGAGTTTGATATTGACCAGAATCAAAAACTTGGCTTATCGCTTGTACAGCTTCTTACGAAACAGCTTTCTGGATCGCTTGAATACGAAGTTGACGGTGGACTGGTTTTTCGGATTGAGTTTAAAAAAATGGATAAAAGCGGAGCCGCTGAAAACCTGAGTGAATTTTGA
- a CDS encoding class I SAM-dependent methyltransferase, protein MEIKRYPPTSNRSLRAWSAADEYVLSEINKREVRPERIAILNDRFGYVSCHLSEYHPIIVTDRKSQEKSIRKNFERNGLDPDNCSWLKPLDPISETVDLCIISIPKSMDRFKLYLHQAHQLLSDTGEAIGTFMTRYFTPKMLEISEEYFEEVNQSLARKKSRLLLLKGKQKSPSDTLIEQIPYQFPTGETETLRQYYGVFSSGVIDYATQFLLANLKLRENETKVMDLGTGNGVIARAVQLSNPKTELHLTDDSFLALESAKLNLETEMCHFHWSDTLDHFAEKEFDLVLSNPPFHLGHEINIEVTTRLFGEVKGVLKDDGRFVSVSNNHLNYKTHLEKHFSVVQVIAKNDKFTVYESRGVR, encoded by the coding sequence TTGGAAATTAAACGATACCCGCCAACATCAAACCGTTCCCTGCGGGCATGGAGTGCAGCCGATGAATATGTTCTGAGTGAAATAAATAAGAGGGAAGTACGGCCGGAACGCATTGCCATCCTGAATGACAGGTTCGGGTATGTGAGCTGTCATCTCAGCGAATATCACCCCATCATTGTAACGGATCGAAAAAGCCAGGAGAAATCTATCCGAAAGAATTTTGAGCGAAACGGGCTGGACCCCGACAATTGCAGCTGGCTGAAACCGCTCGACCCAATTTCAGAAACTGTGGATCTTTGCATCATTTCGATTCCAAAATCGATGGATCGGTTTAAACTTTACCTGCATCAGGCACATCAGCTGCTTTCGGATACCGGTGAGGCTATCGGTACATTTATGACACGGTACTTTACACCTAAAATGCTGGAAATTTCTGAAGAATACTTTGAAGAGGTAAATCAAAGCCTTGCACGCAAAAAGTCGCGATTGCTATTATTGAAAGGAAAACAAAAATCGCCATCCGATACGCTAATCGAGCAGATTCCATACCAATTTCCAACAGGTGAAACCGAAACGCTCCGACAGTATTATGGGGTATTTTCATCCGGCGTGATTGATTATGCCACTCAGTTTTTGCTGGCCAATCTCAAGTTGCGGGAAAATGAGACGAAAGTAATGGATTTAGGAACGGGAAATGGTGTTATCGCGCGGGCAGTACAGCTTTCAAACCCAAAAACGGAGCTTCATCTAACCGATGACTCCTTTCTCGCGTTAGAATCAGCAAAGCTAAATCTTGAAACGGAGATGTGCCATTTTCACTGGAGCGATACGCTGGATCATTTCGCTGAAAAAGAATTTGACCTGGTTCTGTCGAATCCTCCCTTTCATCTTGGGCACGAGATTAATATCGAGGTAACCACGCGACTGTTTGGCGAAGTGAAAGGTGTTCTGAAGGATGACGGGAGATTCGTTTCTGTTTCCAATAATCACCTGAATTATAAAACCCATCTTGAAAAGCATTTCTCAGTTGTACAGGTGATCGCTAAAAACGATAAATTTACGGTGTACGAAAGCCGTGGTGTAAGATGA
- a CDS encoding ATP-binding cassette domain-containing protein produces MLSFHSVVKRFDKIRAVDDLSFSMQKGEIFALLGPNGAGKTSCVRMIMQVMSPDSGTIEFDESLLNNGSIDRSKLGYLPEEHGLYQNASLLKPDSFAITFIGIFPLTSYAVLPARMVMTQGAWWEPVLAIVLLAGTAWIFRLAAGKIFSTAMLMYGKEPTLKEMAYWFRKTN; encoded by the coding sequence ATGCTTTCATTCCATTCTGTAGTAAAGCGCTTCGACAAGATACGGGCCGTTGACGATCTCTCATTTTCAATGCAAAAAGGCGAAATTTTCGCTCTTCTCGGGCCTAACGGTGCTGGCAAAACCAGCTGTGTACGTATGATAATGCAGGTGATGTCACCCGACTCAGGCACCATCGAATTTGATGAATCCCTGCTAAACAACGGATCCATTGACCGTTCAAAACTTGGGTATCTGCCGGAAGAGCACGGCCTTTATCAGAATGCCTCACTTTTAAAACCGGATAGCTTCGCAATTACGTTTATTGGTATTTTTCCGCTTACGTCATACGCCGTACTTCCCGCCCGTATGGTAATGACTCAAGGTGCCTGGTGGGAGCCGGTTTTAGCAATCGTACTGCTTGCCGGAACCGCCTGGATATTCAGACTTGCCGCGGGTAAAATATTTTCCACTGCTATGCTGATGTACGGAAAGGAACCTACATTGAAAGAGATGGCCTATTGGTTCCGTAAAACAAATTGA
- a CDS encoding Arc family DNA-binding protein, whose protein sequence is MPTNITIRDIPDEVYEKLKQQAELHQRSINSEVIFYLKQMVRSHRPDPDQVIARAKKLKRQAKGSLTLKDIQQAIDQGRP, encoded by the coding sequence ATGCCCACAAACATCACCATTCGTGACATACCTGATGAGGTTTACGAAAAGCTAAAACAGCAAGCAGAGCTGCACCAACGAAGTATCAATAGCGAAGTCATCTTTTATTTAAAGCAAATGGTTCGCAGTCATCGCCCCGATCCGGATCAGGTTATCGCCCGGGCAAAAAAACTCAAGCGGCAGGCAAAAGGCTCTCTGACCCTGAAAGATATCCAGCAAGCCATTGATCAGGGCCGCCCATGA
- a CDS encoding type II toxin-antitoxin system VapC family toxin, with amino-acid sequence MIVVDTSVIASLWVPNDMEELAYKVLRKDTDWVAPLLWRSELRNVLALYLRKNILELSTIVQSIQEAEQLMESQAYEVNSTQVLQLVHNSSCSAYDCEFVALADDLGVKLVSFDKQICREFSGIAIHPEKFLK; translated from the coding sequence ATGATTGTAGTTGATACGAGCGTTATTGCGAGTCTGTGGGTGCCCAATGATATGGAAGAGCTGGCGTATAAAGTTTTGAGAAAAGATACTGATTGGGTCGCTCCCCTGCTTTGGCGATCAGAATTACGCAATGTACTGGCTCTGTATCTCAGGAAAAATATTTTAGAACTGTCAACAATTGTGCAATCGATACAGGAAGCTGAACAATTAATGGAATCACAAGCTTATGAAGTGAATTCTACTCAGGTTTTGCAATTGGTTCATAATTCCAGCTGCTCTGCCTATGACTGTGAATTTGTTGCCTTAGCAGACGATCTTGGTGTTAAATTGGTATCGTTTGATAAGCAGATTTGCAGGGAATTTTCCGGGATTGCCATTCACCCTGAAAAGTTTTTGAAATAA
- a CDS encoding NAD(P)H-quinone oxidoreductase, protein MKALIVDTSSEKPVMKLDDHPKPTPKPNELLVKIEATALNRADLLQKRGNYPVPEGASEILGLEMSGRVEKTGEEVIDFEEGDLLFGLLSGGGYAEYCVIPEDHAIPMPDSLSFEEAAGISETFLTAYQGLFWIGEIMENETVLIHAGASGVGSSAIQLAKNIFNARVIVTAGSSEKLDLCRELGADLAINYKTEDFAAVIEEEMGPSTVDVILDFVGASYWEQNIRVLAMDGRLVLLGLLGGAKADSLNLGDILRKRLTIRGSTLRNRSDEYKALLTEEFFDAAFDLIESKQIKPVIDSVFDWKNVEKAHQRMKNNENAGKIILNGM, encoded by the coding sequence ATGAAAGCACTGATTGTTGACACCTCTTCCGAAAAACCTGTAATGAAACTTGACGATCATCCAAAACCCACCCCAAAACCGAACGAACTGCTGGTAAAGATTGAGGCAACCGCACTGAACCGGGCCGATCTTTTACAAAAACGCGGAAACTACCCCGTGCCTGAAGGAGCATCTGAAATTTTAGGGCTGGAGATGTCGGGTCGCGTGGAAAAGACCGGGGAGGAAGTGATCGATTTTGAGGAGGGAGATCTTCTGTTCGGACTCCTTTCCGGTGGCGGATATGCCGAATATTGTGTGATACCGGAAGATCACGCCATACCGATGCCCGATTCGCTATCGTTTGAGGAAGCAGCGGGTATTTCGGAAACCTTCCTGACCGCCTACCAGGGACTCTTCTGGATCGGTGAAATCATGGAAAATGAAACCGTACTGATTCACGCCGGGGCAAGCGGAGTGGGTTCGTCGGCCATTCAGCTCGCAAAAAATATTTTTAACGCCCGGGTGATCGTCACCGCCGGAAGCAGCGAGAAACTGGATCTCTGCCGTGAGCTCGGGGCCGATCTGGCGATCAACTACAAAACCGAGGATTTTGCGGCTGTGATAGAGGAAGAGATGGGCCCCTCAACTGTAGATGTGATCCTGGATTTTGTCGGTGCATCCTACTGGGAACAGAACATTCGTGTGTTGGCGATGGATGGGCGTTTGGTTCTCCTCGGACTGCTCGGCGGTGCAAAAGCGGATAGTCTCAACCTGGGCGATATCCTTCGAAAACGGCTCACCATTCGCGGATCAACCCTTCGCAACCGCAGCGATGAGTACAAAGCGCTGCTCACTGAGGAATTTTTCGATGCAGCCTTTGACCTCATCGAATCAAAACAGATCAAACCGGTAATCGATTCTGTTTTTGATTGGAAGAATGTTGAAAAAGCACATCAACGGATGAAAAATAATGAGAATGCGGGAAAGATTATTTTGAATGGGATGTAA
- a CDS encoding lipopolysaccharide biosynthesis protein — translation MGIVLKQSLANAIITYTGIALGFVLTVLLYPHILNPDQYGLTRVLISASFISSQFAHLGVRNSIIKFFPFFKKVSGKDHGMMFWILLIPLIGFLLFSLLFWVFQGILVEYYIEQSPLFVEYYLWILPITLFLLYFEVFNSYLRSLRDSTSGSLVNEVLQRIFIILFLALYSFGVIDFFTFILLFALSYAAQPLILITQIYRLGELRLTPNFSILRKPLVKGISNYGLYSLLGGLTTILVWNIDIMMLGSMAGLADTAVYAIAFYIASVITVPQRSIEKIAAPLVSEYIENNNWDQVDQIYKKTSLNQALTGLLVFGLIWLNADILFWILPDEYAAGLWVILIIGIGKLIDLIAGLNGTILVNSKHYRVTFYTNLFLAAVTIAANYILIPVYGINGAALATTFSIFFYNAVKHFYVWWKLNTQPLTGKTGIVLLLGTIGILLPEWLIHFEMMIPELAVKSILFLLIFLLPVLYFELSKDFNTMIKQLLHKTGLI, via the coding sequence TTGGGAATTGTTCTAAAACAGAGCCTGGCCAACGCCATCATCACCTACACGGGGATTGCCCTCGGTTTTGTGCTTACCGTGCTGCTCTATCCCCACATCCTCAATCCCGATCAATACGGGCTCACGCGCGTGCTGATTTCCGCATCATTTATCAGCTCGCAGTTCGCTCATCTTGGTGTCAGGAACTCCATCATCAAATTTTTCCCCTTTTTCAAAAAAGTAAGCGGGAAAGATCATGGAATGATGTTTTGGATTCTCCTGATTCCCCTGATCGGATTCCTGCTCTTCAGCCTTCTATTCTGGGTGTTCCAGGGCATCCTTGTAGAATATTACATTGAACAGTCTCCGCTTTTTGTTGAGTACTATCTCTGGATTCTGCCGATCACTTTATTCCTGCTCTATTTTGAGGTATTCAACAGCTATCTGCGCTCGCTCCGCGATTCCACCTCCGGCTCCCTTGTTAACGAAGTGCTTCAGCGCATCTTCATCATCCTCTTTCTCGCACTCTACTCTTTTGGCGTGATCGATTTCTTCACCTTCATCCTGCTGTTTGCCCTTAGTTATGCTGCGCAGCCGCTGATCCTCATCACGCAGATCTACCGCCTCGGAGAGCTTCGCCTCACTCCCAATTTCTCTATCCTTCGAAAACCCCTGGTCAAAGGAATCTCCAATTACGGATTGTACTCCTTGCTGGGCGGTCTCACAACTATCCTGGTCTGGAATATCGACATCATGATGCTGGGATCGATGGCGGGCCTTGCCGATACCGCCGTGTACGCCATCGCTTTTTATATCGCCTCGGTCATAACCGTGCCCCAGCGCTCCATCGAAAAAATTGCTGCCCCTCTCGTTTCCGAATATATCGAAAACAACAACTGGGACCAGGTTGACCAGATCTACAAAAAAACCTCGCTCAACCAGGCACTGACCGGCCTCCTCGTTTTCGGGTTGATCTGGCTCAATGCCGACATCCTGTTCTGGATTCTGCCTGATGAATACGCCGCCGGACTCTGGGTGATCCTGATCATCGGTATCGGTAAACTAATCGACCTGATCGCCGGGCTGAACGGCACTATCCTGGTCAACTCCAAACACTACCGGGTCACCTTCTACACCAACCTGTTTCTTGCCGCGGTTACCATCGCCGCTAACTACATTCTAATTCCTGTTTATGGGATTAACGGTGCAGCGCTGGCCACTACATTTTCCATCTTTTTCTACAATGCCGTAAAACATTTCTATGTTTGGTGGAAACTGAACACCCAGCCGCTCACCGGCAAAACAGGAATTGTGTTACTTCTCGGAACTATCGGCATCCTGCTGCCGGAGTGGCTGATTCATTTTGAGATGATGATCCCCGAACTGGCCGTGAAAAGCATCCTTTTTCTGCTGATTTTCCTCTTGCCGGTTCTCTATTTTGAGCTCTCCAAAGATTTCAACACCATGATCAAACAACTCCTTCATAAAACCGGCCTCATATGA